caaccaatttatgttctaattataaaataaaacgacgaacctttgatgaactttaaaaccagatctatattttttcttgttcttttaagttctgtaaatgttctttttcaaccaatttatgttctaattccgttattttatttatcaaaagatatctgaaaacaacactataaatatgtaaaaagaacaattgCTGATTCTAAAAAAGAACACACTGTTTTGATGCCACAAAAATAGAAAGttataagaaaagaacattaaaatttaaaaagaacatagaattaagaacgagaaaatttaccttaatcacccgatgcaccttcatcaacagcataaacctctttgaatgaataaaaaaattcaaaaaatagcgaaattgaaatagtatttcgcttaataaactagttttttgtaaacgtaattcaattaaaatcacatttcagagaaagaaggaggagaaaatttgttttgaactttctctctcataaaatctctcttttgttgggagaaactaaaagctcttctctttctctctcaagaatgtgtttctaaaatgagaagttatgaatccaataggagaaatattatatatatagaaaatgaaaaataaaaaaaaataaaaaaaaagagggggaagaagaagaaatacaagccatgttcatgataagaacggtacacttgttttttttttttttttgggttttgttgttctgttcttttatgtttattagatataaatcttaatgttcttttatgtttgttcttttttcaaaaagtacAGTATTGAAGAGCAAAGGAAGTTTTTACTTGACCAGCAACAAATGAtgttaaatcttcaaaaacagctgaaagaacaagaagagaggctgaataaacagagcaattcctcaaaagaacaaaaggaggatgaacctaaaagaacattataaataaagaaaaagaacattacaaatacagaaaagaacatatcatgtagaacacttattttaaccatgtaaaacaacattaccaataaaaaaacgaacaacaatagagcataaaagaacataataaagtaaagaaaaagaacattaaaaatagcagaaaagaacatatcatgtagaacacttattttaaccatgtgaaaaaagaacaacaaaaaaataaaagaacaacaaaaatggtaaaagaacaatttgatctgaagtgtgtaatatcaaaagaacaacaagctaaagcaaaaagaacaaagaacaacaagctaaagcaaaaaagaacaacatgttcaataattattttgtattattacaatctcttaatacatatatgagaaccaatatataaaagaacaaaagataagactaaaagaacatataaaatcgaaaaaagaacagaaatcaaaatcatcagaaatatataatcaagatacattaatcatcaaaattatcaaaatatagaatcaaaatacattaatcagggttattgagaaatgcagaaatcgaaatgatcaaataaatcaaaataaattgaaatgatgaaaataatgaacatggaaatcaaaatcatcataaataagtaattcgttttaaaaaattgaaaaattaccttcacaaatcggattatcagcagaggaattcaaatttgaagaagaagaatcaatagaatttgatattgaagtagaaaaatcaaccaatatctgagaattttccattactttttctctcctcttcacagtttctctctcatttccatagtttttctctctcctcttcacaaattctgattcgaaaattataaaaaagaaagtatatataccagaaaaatggagtgaaaaaaaaaagaacgaaaaaaaagggacagagcagtcattgttcttttttttaacaaaagaacaacgtttgttctttttttatcaaaaaaacaacgtttgttctttttttatcaaaaaaacaacgtttgttcttttcttctccGAATTCAACAAGATATCCGCGTTTTATATTTATTGCATGTCGTTTGGACACCAGTGCACCAAGAGCACTGTGCACACCCCTGCACCATCATATTTGCGCTTACGGgagcctatatatatatattttttattattattattattatttttttaaaagataatTCATAATTTTGACACTAAGTTAGGCGTTGGTCGAAAAGAGATCCAAATCAAAGAGAACGTACGCAAGGAGCAGGTCGCGGTGGTAGTGCACTTATGCCGGCGTATCTATCAACGTCAACACCAAATTGACCGAACACCTTCTTCGTGGCCTTCCAATTACGCCAACTACTtttgttattttagaaaataaaagTAAACCCAAATTCTTTTTGTTTACTCCTAATCAAAAACCATAAACTCTTTACAAACCCATTTTTTTTCCTCTCTCCCCTCTAATCTTGATCTCTTTCTTCTCAAATATTTTGGTTTTCTTATTATTACGCCATTATCCAATCCGATTTCTGACTTTTAAGGGGAGAAAAAagcaagtaaataaataaataacaagtTGAATTTCCGTAAGATCCGGTTGATTCAATTTCGGATTATTCTTTTTGGGCCGTTTTATAATTGCAATTGCAAAACACCTCTTCATTGTTAATCATCAATTATATCTGAGTTTTAATCCTTTTTCCTAAGTTTGATGCTTTCGCTTCaggtaatttgtttcttcaGCTTGATCTTTcacctttatttatttatattttttatttttttttcagtAAATCAAATAATGGGTTCCTTAAATTTCTCTGCTTTCTTGTTATATAGGATTGTTGAATTCCTGTACTAAACCCAGTTGGGTGTTTCTTTCTTCCTCTATTTTTTAAATAGATTTTGGGCTCTGGAATTTCTCTACTGAATCAATTTCCTGCAATTTTTAAGGGTTATTGAATATTACCTATAGTGAATCAGTTAGCtgaatatttgtttgtttaGGGGAATTATTTTGCGTAGTTTGGTGTTGGGTTGTAgaactaaatgaaattaaatgctTCTCAATTGTGTTTtaaatttctttattttttgattGAGGTTTGCTTGCTTGTTTTATCTTCAATGTAATTAAATTTGGACTTATTATAAGGTGTACGACGTTGGTGTGGCAATTTTCAGCATTCATCTTTGGGGTTTAGAGTTTTAAGATTGTCAACTGTTGGAAATGTATGAGTTTATATTATTGATTAGGGCCTGAGTGATCATCTGCTACTTTGGTCTCTAAGTTctgacttattattattttgtaaaTTCTAGGGTCTGCTAGCAGTTGTCTATGTTTGCTTCTTTTAGAATGCTGAGAGTTGTGTTCGTTTTATTACTGATTCTCagtctttttaatttttttatgtaaGGCTCTCGTCGAAACAGCTTCATGGCCTTACAAGGGTAAGGATGTGTACCTATATAAATGTCTCCACAGGCTCGTGTTACTGGGTGTGGTTGGGGATGTTATTCTTGTTGTTGATATTGAACTTCTCTTGATACCAACTTTCTACAGCTTTTGCATTGTTGCTCGGTAGATTTGGTGCTAATGACCTAGGGATTGATGGGCAGGTACAATGGTGAAGATATCCATGAAATTTAGATGATGGGTTCGGTATTGTGCGTCACATTCGAAGAAGGCATCTGCACTAGATTCTGTAACTTCAGGAGGCCTGTTTATCTGATTACTTTTGTGTAAGGGCTCTTTGGACACCATGGGGGAGTGGGTTATTGGAgccttcattaatctttttggAAGCATTGCTATAAACTTTGGGACTAACCTTCTCAAGTTAGGTCATACCGAGGTATGCTAtttatgtttgaatttttctATGTTGTGTTTCATCGTTCATTCTCCAAAGGTTCTGTAAGCATAGCACGAAACCTTTAGTTAGATTGGTTAGTTTTGAGAAAGCTTGTGAACACAGATGTAATATTTTATCCATCGTAGTGGGTAGATTTTCCAGGGCAAAGGATTATATAAACTTGGTATGAAAGTTACTAACAATTACAGTGCTTCGGTCCCGGgagagagtgatggatagctcagttggttagagcttccatcccggttccaggtgatACTGGGATCGATTTTCATcccccgcccttgtggctcatttgcaccaaaaaaaaaaaacaatgcttCGGTAATAATAGCTGACCGATCAAATAACAATTACAGTTTTTGTATTTAATGGTTGACTGATCATAATTGATGGTTTCaaatgattaattagttgaataATTGGCTCTCCAAACCTCTGCTGTTTCATTATTTTTCGCCAAGTTATCATTCCTGCCACTTTTGTGCTTGTTTACGTCTGTTGGCATTCTTGATGAACTGTTATTCTCTTGAGGCCGATACCACATTCACTATGCTAACGAACAAACAGTGGAGTTCAAACATCAAACTTTGTCATGCATTGTTTATACTCTGGCCAATCTGATACATGTGTCCACTTACGCTTTTTTCCATGTTAGCTGACCCTTTTGCTTGTTAGTTTTGACTTTAAAATACCAATGCAGTACTAACATCTTCCTGAACCGTGtgcataattttaaaatacatTTGTTTAAGAATGGTGGGAGTACTTTTCCATTTTTGtaataaataaaatcaagttagtTGGGCTTGATTGAAATCTTTGCATCTTTGTTCTCTTTTTCCTCCTTTTCAGCTTGTTTTGATGAGCCTTTTTATGAGCCTATGTGAATGCTATGCAGAGAGAAAGATTTGTGCTCGAGAATAAAGAGACTAATGGAAAGATTGTATTGAAGCCCATCTCTCATTTTCAGACTTGGAGAGTAGGTAAGAACTTGATCTTTTAAATCCAAATATACTTTGATCTTATACAAGGAAGTATTTTCACTTACACTTTGATGTTTTAATCATGTGTGCAGGCATTCTATTTTTTGCTTTTGGAAACTGCCTAAACTTTTTTTCGTTTGGATATGCTGCTCAGGTTAGTTAGCTTGATATCAGAAGCAATAGATCCTTGTCACAAACTGATACTAATATAATGACGTGATAAGATTACTAGTATAATGCAAATACTGGTTTCTAATGCATGTTATCTGAATCCCCTAGATATTTCTGTTATCACATTGGTTCTCTCCCCCTTCTCCCGCTCCCTAATTCTTTCGGGGTTTGTACAGTCACTTCTTGCAGCTCTGGGATCTGTTCAGTTTGTGTCAAACATTGCGTTTGCGTACTTCGTTTTGAACAAAAAGGTTTCAGTAAAGTAAGCTAGTCTCAACTTGCAGAATTTCCCCTGTCAGGTGGATTAAGCCGGCTTAccagctctttttttttgtgttttgcaCATTTGCAGGGTACTGGTAGCCACAACTTTTATTGTTCTTGGAAATGTTTTCCTTGTTGCCTTTGGCAATCACCAGTCACCTGGTATGTCTCAGTTTAGTTTCAAGGAAGGAATTTCATTTGGTGTATCTGTAAAAGGAGTCTTTGAGTTATCGTGTACTTCTTGTATGCTTAAATTAATCCTGAGCTTTGATATTACTTACAATACGCTTGATGAAATTACAAAGCTGATGATGTCCtttttatacgaagtactaGATTTGATCAagttatgtttctttgatcaatAATAATAAGGGAACTTGAAGGTTTTTGTTCTGTTTCTTTTACATGTCGTTTTTTTGTCTTGATAAAACTGTACTTGTATTCCTGTGTTTTGGACTGCGAACATGGTGTGCATTAGGTTGGAAGTGCTGGTGATCAGAAAGGACGGGGTTTGTTAAAACTAGAAAAACGTGGAATTACCGATGAGGGAAACCAGAACACGGAGTTGTGCACATAAGTTGAGTTGTAGATCATATTAAATGTCCTAGTCAATCATATGTATCTCAAAAAGATGAGTTTGCACGCGCAAAGATATGATTCAAGACGATGCAATTTGTGCTGGATGTAATTGGAATTGATAGTCTACTGCTTCCTTGTTTATCACGGTGTTTAATACTTtagttgtttttttatttttatttttttgaaagatGGTGTTTAGTTGTTGACTCCGTCAATTGCATGGATGAGCTTCTTCATACAGTTTTCTATACTatgatatttatttattttattatttttcagtgTATACACCAGAGGAGTTGGCAGAGAAGTACAGCAACATTACGTTCCTGTTGTACTGCTTGACTTTGATATTTATTGTTGCCTTCAACCACTATGTTTACAGGTCAGCTGATTGACTCACAATTCCCTATAGCTCTTCTGTGCCCATGTATTTCCGAGAGtttattttgatttcctttctaATTTGAAGAAATCACCATTTGGCACGACTCTTCTATCATCCTATTTTGACGGTCATTAATTTGGATTATAGGAGAGGGGAAATCCTTGCAACTTCTGGGCATGAATTCAAGTCCTATTGGCAAATGCTGCTTCCTTTTTCCTATGCAGTTGTTTCAGGCGCAGTGGGATCATGTTCTGTGTTGTTCGCTAAATCTCTGTATGATCTTTCTTTTTGCGACTCTGATCTCCTATATTGATTTGGATCATTTGGTCATGTTGACAAGTTTGGGACTGAGATGGTTTGGTTTATTTACTTTGGCAGCTCTAATCTTCTGAGATTGGCCATGTCCAGTAATTATCACTTACATACTTGGTTCACATACTCCATGCTTCTGCTGTTTCTTAGCACAGCCGGTTTCTGGGTATAGACTATTAGCACTCTCACATGCAAGTATATCATTATGTTGTATTGACTTCCTGCTTGATTCCTGATAAATGTTCTCCTCTATTGCTCCAGATGGCTAGGTTGAATGACGGGCTGGCATTTTTTGATGCAATAGTCATAGTTCCCAtgtttcagattgcatggactTTTTTCTCTATCTGTACAGGATTTGTGTACTTTCAAGAATATCAGGTGCTTTTCCTGTTTTACCCGTTCTTTTCCAACTAGACATCCAATTCTGTGCCCCCAAACCCTTCCTCTGGCGGGAAAGAAGGTTATCCAAATGAATTACTGTCTGCAGTGAATAATGTTTGAACTTCAGAAATTTTGACAAAGATCTTTCGGTTTCTTTTTGGCGGTCATTAACCCCACTCtccctaaagtggtgttttgaTTTATTGATACTTGATAGATATTCACCACAACTCAGATAGGGAACTTATTGTATTACCTTGAACAGGTCTTCAATACACTACGGACAACAATGTTTATTCTGGGTATGATGTCTGTTTTCGTAGGCATCACTTTGCTTGCTCCAGATGAGACTAAAGGTATACTTTCTGATTGTGGGTTACAACTTGCAACTAAGACGGATGCCTGAAAATAGGGCCTATTCTATAAATCGTCTGACTTGAACATTGGTTTCTTTTTAGGTGGTGAAGCCAAAGAGAGTTCCTTGGATGCTATCACATCCTCAAGTGTTGCAAATGATGAGGAAAAGTAAGCATCTTCTACTTTGGGGGTCCTGCTCCTGTATAAGATTAAGAGCGGGATTACTTGAGCTTGTATATCTAATGCTATCTTTCTACTTTGTTTGTCGCTGTCCCTTGCATCATCAATTGTTAGTTGGACAATCATTTTTATTTATGATTTTGGGGTAAAAAACTAACTTATGCTTGTCTGGCATCAGGTTATTGGTGACATCACATGAAGATACACAAAGCAAAGAGGTGAAGCCACTTTTACAAACTATGTTAACAAAGGCTGTAGATATCATGCTTAAAGTAAAGGTGTGCATTTCTCCCTTTATTGGAACTAGGTTATTTTCGATTAATGCTACTATTTTGCATGGCTGACTTGCCACTGATTAATCATCATATGTTTTTTGGTTTGTGAAATAATTTCAAAAAAGAACTCTTGTTTTGTTGCAGACTAATTGCTTATTAGCGTTAGGAATGGGAGAGAATTCGATGAATGCATCCTCAGTTTTGGCGATGCCTATGTTATCATCGAAGATAACAGGATTTAGAGGCAGTACTGTTGACCGGGCCAAGTTTTTCCCGATGAGAGGCACTGGTTGGGATAAGATCCCGTTGGACGAGGACAAACTGTTGGAGACTAGTTAACTGGTCTCGCAGAGTCTGTGATAGGATTAGTTTTGTGGAATCTTTTACACCATTTTTCTGGTATCACATTTGACACCCCTATATTTTTCAGTTTCAGTTAAATTCTTTAGGACACTAGAGTGATgtgtaaattttttatttcttctagtctgaaatcaaaatgtatttttatagttGTACATACTCAGTTCTCGGATCCACGATATTTGTTGTACTAAAAAATTTCCAAGTAAATATGTCAAAGATATTGATATATCCAGATTCCCAGCAATTACCTCCAACTTCAATTTCTTGTTCTTGTTGAACGGTCATCCTCAAATTGAATGTTGTCATGTTTacttttttttctatttatacTCTTTGGTGATCTAGTAGCCtttgttgaattttctctcattaACTTGTCATTCTTGCTTAGGATCACAATACGAAGTATAAATGTTCACTCACATTA
This genomic stretch from Spinacia oleracea cultivar Varoflay chromosome 3, BTI_SOV_V1, whole genome shotgun sequence harbors:
- the LOC110791807 gene encoding probable magnesium transporter NIPA8 encodes the protein MGEWVIGAFINLFGSIAINFGTNLLKLGHTERERFVLENKETNGKIVLKPISHFQTWRVGILFFAFGNCLNFFSFGYAAQSLLAALGSVQFVSNIAFAYFVLNKKVSVKVLVATTFIVLGNVFLVAFGNHQSPVYTPEELAEKYSNITFLLYCLTLIFIVAFNHYVYRRGEILATSGHEFKSYWQMLLPFSYAVVSGAVGSCSVLFAKSLSNLLRLAMSSNYHLHTWFTYSMLLLFLSTAGFWMARLNDGLAFFDAIVIVPMFQIAWTFFSICTGFVYFQEYQVFNTLRTTMFILGMMSVFVGITLLAPDETKGGEAKESSLDAITSSSVANDEEKLLVTSHEDTQSKEVKPLLQTMLTKAVDIMLKVKTNCLLALGMGENSMNASSVLAMPMLSSKITGFRGSTVDRAKFFPMRGTGWDKIPLDEDKLLETS